From Alteromonas sp. BL110:
TTTTAATCAAGTCCAAATGAGGCACTTTAGAGAAACAGACCACCTAACGCGAAGTTTAGCCGCTCAAATGTACGGGATGGTTACCAGAGAAACAGTTTTCATGGCGAAAACACATCGCGCAATTCTTAACTTTCACAAACGCTATCCCGAAAGCGTATTAGATGAGCGCATTGATGTTGCCCTGCTATTGCGAAACTTGGCCGTTGGCTATAATCAAATGCGTGCCCAATCCCTCGAGTTGACTACGAAGCGCTTGATCAAACAACTTGAAAATGAAGGTGTAATACCAGCAGCATCGCTAACAAACAGAGTGTACAGCAATATTGAAATTGAGCACCTTCCTTGGTTAGCAAGTACGACTACTCATTTGTAAGTTAAGCCCAACGCTATTTCTAGAAACAAATATTGCTGCATGATTGGCAAATTAGTCGCTTAGTTTACATATGCAAACTATCTTGAATACCGCCTTGTTTTGGTGAAAAGATATTGCTGTACAAGCGAGAGGCGAATTCGTCGGTCATGCCAGATATATAGTCGGCGAGAACGCGCATTCCATTGTCGTTCTCACAGGCCTTACGCCAGCGGACTTGGGTATTTTCGGGAAGTAAACGGTCAGGATCTGATGCAAAAGCTTCAAAAAGCTCCATAACCACCAGCTGCCCTTTGTATTCAAGAAGCTGCACATCGGGGCGGCGTATTACCTTGTTAAACACAAAGCGTTTGAAAAGCTCTAGGGCGTGCGCAAATTTTTCAGGCATTACTGCGTTAAACGCAAGTAGCGGATGAGCGAATCCCTCCACGCCTTTTATTTCAATAGCTGTAATAAAGCTATTTACCAATGCACCAATGGCATTCTTTCTTTCGTGATGTGCTGCACTGAACAGTTTGTTAGTTAATGTTTCAATGTTCTTTGAAAGCCACTTCACATCAAGCGCTGCAAGTGGTTCGGTTACATCAACTACAAATTGATCTTTGTCGACCATATCCATAACTATGGCATCTTCTAAATCGTGAATGCCATAGGCGATATCGTCAGATAATTCCATAATTGAACAGTCAAACGACTTAAATCGAGTTTTGCTGTGGGAATTCGGTTTTGCAGTAAACTGCATGAATGCATCTTTATCTTCATTGCTAAATGGCGCAAGTAACCAGTCGAATAAAGGTTCGTCGCAACGAAATAGCCCCTTCGGCGGATGCCAGTCATGAGCTTTAACCTGTCGAAGCGAAAGCGGACGTTCAGGCGAGGGGCTTTTACTATGAAGGGCATCAATAAAGTTCGGATATTTAACCAAGCCTAATACGCTTCTTCTACACAAATTCATGCCGTGTTCGGCGGTGTAGGGCTCTAGTTGAGTGATGATCCTAAAAGTTTGGCCGTTTCCTTCATACCCGCCGTATTGGTGCATCATATAATTGAGCGCAATTTCACCGCCATGACCAAAAGGTGGGTGACCAATATCGTGAGCCAAGCAGAGGGTTTCGATTAGCGTAGGGTCAAGTGCCAACGTATTGGCAATATCTGGAAATTTCACCCAAAGCTGAGCCGTTATTCCCGTGCCAATTTGGGCGGCTTCTAGAGAGTGTGTAAGTCGCGTGCGATAGAAGTCGCTTAGCCCCACGCCAAGCACTTGGGTCTTCGCCTGCAACCTGCGAAACGCCGCGCTGTGAAGCACGCGTGCTTTATCACGTTGATATGGATTACGATGATCGCCGTCCCTTGTTTCGCTACGGGGTAAACGACGCTCGTGTAATGCTAATTCCCATTCACTTGTTGCCAAAAAAACCTCGCTGCCATGCTATTTTCGCTATTTATGTTTCGTCAGTATAGTAATTCGTGGGCGGTGAATCGCCTTACTTACATATCGTCTTGCGTAATTTCATCAAGACTTAGAGAAAAGCTTGGTACGTAGCGCGTTAAGAAGTAGTCCACTTCTTCAGAGTGATATTCTTTTAGCGTTTTATCTAGTCTCTTTTTAGCTAGCTTAAACTCTTGATTGCCAGCAGCCAGTTCTTCGAGCGTTTTAAGGTAGGCACAAAGCACATCGGCAGCTTTCACAATAAAAGCTTCTTCTTCACTATGGTAGTGATGATCAATCAGTGCTGCATAGTCTTCACGAAACGCTTCAGGCGCCATTTCAATAAGCTTATTCTCTGCAATTTTCTCTATTTTTTTATATTCTTCTTTGATCGCTGGATTGAAGTATTTCACTGGGGTAGGGAGGTCTCCCGTCAGTACCTCAGACACATCGTGAAATATTGCCATGGTAGCTATGCGGTCAGGGTTTAACGTGCCGCCAAAAAACTTATTTTTAATTAAAGCAAGGGCGTGGGCAACCATGGCCACCTGCAAACTATGCTCCTGCACATTTTCTGTGCGCACATTATGCATTAGCGGCCAGCGATTAATAAGCTTTAAACGCGCTAAATGAGCAAAAAAGTGACTTCTATCAGACACGTTACGCCCCTTGCTTATACGTTCTAAAGAAGTTGCCAATACGATGCAGTGCAGGCACTAATACATCGCTGTGCGGTAAAAATACTAATCGGAAGTACGTGCCTTCCGTCAGATTAAAGGCGCGACCGTGCACCAGCAGAATTTTTTCGGAACTCAATAAATCCAGCACCATTTGTTCATCGTTTTGAATGTTGAATTTCTTTTCATCCACCTTGGCAAAACAGTACATTGCTCCCTTGGGCTTAACGCAAGAAATACCATCAATACCGTTAAGCATATCTGTGGTTACGTCGCGCTGAATGCGTAGTCGGCCATTTTCATTAACTAGGTCGTTAATACTTTGATAGCCACCAAGCGCAGTTTGAATAGCACTTTGACACGGTACGTTTGCGCACATACGCATAGAAGATAATATATTAAGCCCATCGATATAATCGGTAGCAAGACGTTTATTCCCGCTGACAACAAGCCAACCTGACCGAAAGCCCGCTACGCGATAATTTTTGCTCAATCCGCCAAAGGTAACGAAAAATACATCGTCAGCCAGTGAAGCAATGCTGGTGTGCTTTGCTT
This genomic window contains:
- a CDS encoding anti-phage deoxyguanosine triphosphatase, whose product is MATSEWELALHERRLPRSETRDGDHRNPYQRDKARVLHSAAFRRLQAKTQVLGVGLSDFYRTRLTHSLEAAQIGTGITAQLWVKFPDIANTLALDPTLIETLCLAHDIGHPPFGHGGEIALNYMMHQYGGYEGNGQTFRIITQLEPYTAEHGMNLCRRSVLGLVKYPNFIDALHSKSPSPERPLSLRQVKAHDWHPPKGLFRCDEPLFDWLLAPFSNEDKDAFMQFTAKPNSHSKTRFKSFDCSIMELSDDIAYGIHDLEDAIVMDMVDKDQFVVDVTEPLAALDVKWLSKNIETLTNKLFSAAHHERKNAIGALVNSFITAIEIKGVEGFAHPLLAFNAVMPEKFAHALELFKRFVFNKVIRRPDVQLLEYKGQLVVMELFEAFASDPDRLLPENTQVRWRKACENDNGMRVLADYISGMTDEFASRLYSNIFSPKQGGIQDSLHM
- the yfbR gene encoding 5'-deoxynucleotidase, giving the protein MSDRSHFFAHLARLKLINRWPLMHNVRTENVQEHSLQVAMVAHALALIKNKFFGGTLNPDRIATMAIFHDVSEVLTGDLPTPVKYFNPAIKEEYKKIEKIAENKLIEMAPEAFREDYAALIDHHYHSEEEAFIVKAADVLCAYLKTLEELAAGNQEFKLAKKRLDKTLKEYHSEEVDYFLTRYVPSFSLSLDEITQDDM